Below is a genomic region from Fischerella sp. PCC 9605.
GTTTCCAAACTCAACTTCTTTAATATGGGCAAAAAGGAACCTTGGGTGGAAGCATTGCATCAAGCAGGTTACACCAAGGTTGATCCTGCTGCACTCAAACCGCTGTTTGAGTATTTAGAATTCTGCTTGCAGCAAGTTTGCGCCGATAACGAACTCGGTGGATTACTCCAAGGTTTAGAAGGTGAGTACATTCTTCCCGGCCCTGGTGGCGACCCCATCCGCAACCCGGATGTATTGCCTACAGGTAAAAATATACACGCTCTTGACCCGCAAGCTATCCCCACAACTGCGGCAGTACAGTCAGCCAAAATCGTTGTAGACCGACTGCTAGCACGCCACATGGCAGAAAACGGCGGCAAGTATCCCGAAACGATTGCCTCTGTGCTTTGGGGAACAGATAACATAAAAACCTACGGGGAATCACTGGCACAAATCATGTGGATGGTGGGTGTGCGTCCGGTTCCCGATGCCTTGGGAAGGGTGAACAAGTTGGAATTGATACCTCTAGAAGAGTTGGGACGCCCAAGAATTGACGTGGTGATCAACTGTTCTGGCGTATTCCGCGACTTGTTTATCAACCAGATGAACCTGCTGGATCAAGCAGTAAAAATGGCGGCGGAAGCGGATGAGCCTGTGGAAATGAACTATGTCCGCAAACATGCTTTGCAACAAGCTGAGGAAATGGGGATCAACCTGCGTCAAGCAGCAACTCGTGTATTTTCCAATGCATCTGGTTCTTACTCGTCAAACATCAACTTGGCGGTAGAAAACAGCACTTGGGAAAGCGAAGCTGAGTTGCAGGAAATGTACCTGAACCGCAAATCTTTTGCCTTCAGTGCCGATAACCCCGGTACGATGGAAGAATCCCGGCAGATTTTTGAACGCACCTTAAAAACTGCTGAGATGACTTTCCAAAATCTCGACTCTTCCGAAATTAGCTTAACCGACGTTTCCCACTACTTCGACTCCGATCCCACCAAGGTTGTAGCAAGTCTGCGCGGTGATGGCAAAACACCAGCATCTTACATTGCAGATACAACCACCGCCAACGCCCAAGTACGGACGTTATCAGAAACCGTACGTTTGGATGCCCGTACTAAATTATTAAATCCCAAGTGGTACGAGGGAATGCTGTCTCACGGTTACGAGGGTGTGCGGGAACTCTCCAAGCGATTGGTAAATACAATGGGTTGGAGTGCAACTGCTGGCGCTGTTGATAACTGGGTTTACGAGGATGTGAACACCACGTTTATCCAAGATGAAGAGATGCAAAAGCGGTTGATGAATATGAACCCCCATTCTTTCCGCAAGATTGTATCAACATTGTTGGAAGTTAATGGTCGTGGTTATTGGGAGACGAGTGAGAGTAATTTGGAGAAATTGCGCGAGTTGTATCAGGAGGTTGAGGATCGGATTGAAGGGATTGAGTAGGTTATAACTGTGTAGAAACGCCCAATGTAGAGACGCGCCATGGCGCGTCTCTACAATTATCTATGCCGATAAACCTATGAAGCCCAAGTTCAAAAACAAATATCGAGTTGAATCAATTCGATTACCAAACCGAGATTACGCTGCGAATGGATGGTATTTCGTGACCATATGCACGCGCGATCGCACTTTTTTTTTGGTGATGTAATTGCTGGGAAAATTGATTTATCAGATATTGGGCAAATAGCACAACTATATTGGGCAGAAATCCCCAGTCATTTTGAGCATACGTATATAGATGCTTATGCGATCATGCCAAATCATGTACTGTACATGGCATTGTTGTCATAGACAGACCACATAATGTAGAGACGCGCCATGGCGCGTCTCTACACCAACCCCAAACGCAGCCAATAGACCAATCCAATAAATTCGCCCCTCTAAAACCTGGTTCATTACAGGCTATTATTAACGCCTATAAATCATCTGTAACCCGCTGGTGTAGAAAGAATGAGCAACAAAATTTTGGTTGGCAATCAAGATTTTATGACCACATTATTCGTGCTGATGGTTCTCTAGACCGAATTCGAGAATACATTGCCAACAACTCTGCCAAATGGGAAGATGACAAGGATAATCCAGCAAATTTGTGGATGTGACCAATGAACAGATGTCGATTATCAATACAGAAAATTTTGTAGAGACGTGCCATGGCACGTCTCTACATTTTTATCGTATACAAAAAAATTAATTAAGCCTATTTTCAAGATAAATTGAGTATAGTACAAACATGATTTTTAAACTTATCAAAACCATCGTTAGTATTCCAATACTTCTGAAAGGTAGGCAGAGTTTTTAACTCCATTACATCACCACCCTCATATCGAAGAACTTCATCGTAGCCAAATACCTGATTTGCTTTAGCTGAAGTAGGTGGACTTTCCCAGTTAATAGCCCAAATTGTTTCAACAATTCGATATATGTTAAAATCGCCTGGCCAAATATCATATTCTGATTTGTAATCTAGAACTTTTACCAAGTGAGTAACGTGACCTCTTTGTCTCAACAGAATTAAATCATCTTTTTGAGGTTTATCAGCGTTGGTTTTATTGTCTCTCCAATGGAGTTTGAAAAGATATCCAGCATTAAACTTTGAGTAAGCCCACCACTCATTGCCTTGAGGTGTTACGTTTTTAGTCCACTTTAGATTTTTTAAGTCCATCATCATCAAATCCTAAGATAAAAAAGATTCCCTTTATAGATAGTTCCCAAGTTTGGGTATGTAGCTAACTAGAGAATCCAAAAAATTAAATCAGGTTTAATAGCTTAAAAATACGTAATATAGTTGCATACAGAGAAATCAACTTAATCCAGGGACATAAATATGAAGCTTCGCTATGAAATAATTCTCTACTGGAGCGAAGAAGACCAAGCTTTTATTGCCGAAGTACCAGAATTACCAGGTTGTGCTGCTGATGGCGAAACCTACCAAGAAGCACTACACAATGTAGAAATTATTATGCAGGAATGGATAGAAACTGCTCAAGAATTGGGGCGTTCTATTCCTGAACCAAGACAGCGTTTGATGTCTGCCTAATTGATGAATACTAAAGTGCGATCGCTCTTCTTTCCCAAAATGCGATCGCCTTGTTTTTGAGGTTTTCTGCAAAGCGATCGCAGTATTAGGTATCGAAGCATAAAATCCAAGCATGACCTAACAATAGGGTATTTTTTGCGATCGCTCATCTTCCCCACAACGCGATCGCATTTTTACCACAAAATTAATTCAAGGCAAAATCTCAAAACTATCGCAATGTTTAGGTCTAAATAATCTAAAATCACGCTGATCTAAAGTCAGTATTTTTGTAATACCATAGCGTTCAGCTACAGCCATAACAGTTGCATCTACAAAATCAATCCGGGTATCTCCATAATCTTCCAATATTTCCGCCACACGCATTACATCTTGATCTGTCAAAGCCACTAAACTGAATTTACTCGCAGACAGTCCTTTCAAAAAAGCTGCTACTGTAGCTACACCTGCATTACGCCCAACGAGATAAGCTACTTCTGCTAAAACTGTTTGTGGTAGCAAAATCTGTTGTTGTTGAGTGTAGGCGGTTACAACAATACTGTGCATTGTATCTGAACGATTCAACAAAGCCACAATAAACCCCGTATCTGCTACGGCTGGGTTTCTTTCCATGTCCACCCAGATTTTTCAGTAATCTCCTGTTGCAGAATATCTTCTGACTTTATGGCGAGGTCATTGGCAGTTGCAAATAAGCCTACTAATGGGTCAGAATCAGACGTAACATTCGATTTTGGCGATTCGGTTTCCAGGTATAGCTTAACCGCTTCATTGACTATTGATTCAGGAGATTGACCTCGTTGATGAGCAAGAGTGATTAATTTTTCTAGTAAAGTCTGTTCTGGTTTCCAGTTAAATGTAGCGTCCACAAGATAAACTTTTTTTCACTAACAACAAATTGATCATAACAATAAGGCAAGATGAGAGCGATCGCTCTCACTTTACCCAAAATGCGATCACTCATCTTTTCATACAGGCGATACCTTCGCTAAGCTGCGCTAATGCATTATAAAGCCATTACACTATTAATTGCTCCAATACTAACACTGATAATCCTGGTAACGATGGTAAACGCGCATC
It encodes:
- a CDS encoding type II toxin-antitoxin system VapC family toxin, which produces MERNPAVADTGFIVALLNRSDTMHSIVVTAYTQQQQILLPQTVLAEVAYLVGRNAGVATVAAFLKGLSASKFSLVALTDQDVMRVAEILEDYGDTRIDFVDATVMAVAERYGITKILTLDQRDFRLFRPKHCDSFEILP
- a CDS encoding type II toxin-antitoxin system HicB family antitoxin; the protein is MKLRYEIILYWSEEDQAFIAEVPELPGCAADGETYQEALHNVEIIMQEWIETAQELGRSIPEPRQRLMSA